Genomic segment of Notolabrus celidotus isolate fNotCel1 chromosome 1, fNotCel1.pri, whole genome shotgun sequence:
TCATCTCTGCTGGTCTGCCTCAGCTGGTTGTGAGAGAGATCGAGCAGGCGCAGCTCAGGCCCCAGATGTCGCAGGGCCCCCGAGGCCAGCGAGTCGATACGGTTGTGGGAGAGGTCCAAGTCCCGCAGGTGGACCAGGTCACTGAAGGCACTCTCAGGGATGTTACGGATGTAGTTGCGTTCCAGGTGGAGGGAGACGGTGTCCGGCGGGATCCCCTCTGGGATCTCCCGAAGCCCGGCATCTGAGCACAGCACCGTGGCTGTGTCCCAGGCGCAGTGACAGCTGTCCGGGCACTGCGGATACACTTGGCCCCAGAGGGCGGAGAAAAAGAGCGAGACGCACAGCCATGAAGGAAGATCCACTCCTTtacctctctgtcttcctccactGATGCTGGTACGTCTCTCCTCACACCAGCCTGTGTGCATGGCCTCACCATAGCCCCCTGACACACAAAGGGTCCCAACCAGATTCACACTGGTACACCAGGAGGATctgatggagaggaagaaaagggtcattctgtctcttattttattttcacacaaTTCCTTTTCTGCAGTCAAAATGGATACTGAGGTGAGATTATTGTGTTGGAGAAGGGGGAGTGAAAGGGGTCAGTAGGTGAAGAGATCAACACTAAAATGGATTTAAGCAGATTGATCTGATAAATGCAGAACTGACAAACACTTTTATGTGAAATACATGAACAAAAATACTATTCATCCGCAGGGAAAACTCCCTTTGTTTTCACAGCTGTTACTAATTAAGTGTTTGATTTAACTTGGacattttttgtgtatttttgagcAAAAGGACATAAATCATTACACATAAATATCTGCAGCCCTTGTCCGCCACTTTTCCTGCTGTCTCCTCCACCAGAGCAGAAGAAAAGCATCACATTACACTCATCGATACATGTTCATCTCATTCATGCCTCTATTTATTTTCCCATAATGCCATAGCTCCTAAATCATCCATGGTATAGGAAAAGGGGGCTAGAGAGAGGGGTGGGATCGATGATCCAAGTATTGCCTGCTACACTATTAACGGCCACCACATCAATCCTGCCTGTGTCCCAGAGTGTCAATTAGCGACAGAGCTGGAGAAGACAGGGGGGCGTCTGGATGTTTGCACCTGTTCAAAGAGGCAGAAGTTATTATATAAAAAaggaatgtagtttgaaaagaTCATATAGTTTAAAGTCCTTTGGTCTCACCAGTCCTCCTTGTTTTACTCGATGGACCAATTGTGTAGTCTCCCTTTGTCTGGACCATCTATCAGGTGTTTCTCTGACAAGTTTGgtatcatgtttttgttccagTACACAGTGACTCTAATGCATGCTTGATTTTGATTAAATCCTCTTGAATGTGAACCACTTTGCCCTCTTCTTTATAATACAATCAAAGCTGTCATGCACCTCTTTTGTCTTGCACAGACACAATCTCTTGCAGTAGCCTAGATTTGCTTGATATGTTTAAAAGACGTCTGACTGATGAGATGTCCATCAAATGGACGCTGCATGAGCAGAGATGAGGATTTACTGCTCcctcattaaccctcctgttacatATGCAAAATCCCCAATCAACAAACATTAACAGCTGCTGAATAATTATGAATGGGATCAACAAAGAGAGGGATGGGGAGAGGCTGCCAAAGTAGATACAGATGCTCTTGTTGTTACAGCtgatatttacattttcaaattacATATCTCCCCCTCTTTTCCCCAGGTGtcataaagctcctgtgaggaacttttggtctgtggacccctgtggacaaagctgtgtcttttatgtctttgctgaatttgtcctttacatgtcaggtcttttatttttattaaaaaaagaagaaaaaagggaaagaaattTCATGCTACTTTCTTTCCCCAGTGAAATGCAGCAAGTAAGGTTAATATTTGCTCTAGAAATAAAAAGTCTGCCTTGAAGCAGGTGACAAGGACATGGAGACATCAAAGTCCACCTAA
This window contains:
- the LOC117817481 gene encoding leucine-rich repeat-containing protein 3-like, which produces MHTGWCEERRTSISGGRQRGKGVDLPSWLCVSLFFSALWGQVYPQCPDSCHCAWDTATVLCSDAGLREIPEGIPPDTVSLHLERNYIRNIPESAFSDLVHLRDLDLSHNRIDSLASGALRHLGPELRLLDLSHNQLRQTSRDEFGSTRAKTRLYHNPWHCDCALQELMETLNLEPETVNGIICETSVRGLGEGSRWEDPGSQGEHAGQPLVKLLDSGVNFCSLQRKTTDVAMLVTMFVWFFMVIVYVVYYVRQNQAEARRHLEYLKSLPSPRKTPTETDTLSTGF